Proteins from one Ipomoea triloba cultivar NCNSP0323 chromosome 1, ASM357664v1 genomic window:
- the LOC116013763 gene encoding protein MEMO1-like, whose product MEKIRRASHAGSWYTDNPQKLEEELDGWLRASGLAKSSDVRGVIAPHAGYSYSGRAAAFAFGNIDPANISRVFLLGPSHHYYTPKCALSRATVYKTPIGDLPIDMEVIEELKATGKFESMDLHVDEAEHSMEMHLPYLAKVFRGYEVKVVPILVGALSAENEAMYGQLLAKYVDDPKNFFSVSSDFCHWGSRFRYTYYDKTHGAIYKSIEALDKMGMDIIETGDPDAFKQYLLETDNTICGRQPISVFLHMSKNCSAKIKIRFVRYEQSSQCKNMRDSSVSYA is encoded by the exons ATGGAGAAAATCAGGAGAGCATCGCATGCTGGTTCATGGTACACTGATAATC CCCAAAAGCTGGAAGAAGAGCTTGATGGGTGGTTGAGAGCAAGTGGTTTGGCTAAGTCTTCTGATGTACGAGGTGTGATTGCACC TCATGCAGGCTATTCGTATTCAGGTCGTGCAGCAGCATTTGCATTTGGAAACATAGACCCAGCAAACAT TTCTCGTGTGTTCCTTCTTGGCCCATCACACCACTATTACACTCCAAAATGTGCACTTTCAAGAGCCACAGTTTACAAGACTCCAATAGGAGACTTACCTATTGATATGGAAG TCATTGAGGAGTTGAAAGCTACTGGGAAGTTTGAATCTATGGACCTTCATGTTGATGAGGCTGAGCACAGCATGGAAATGCACCTGCCTTATCTTGCTAAAGTTTTTCGCGG GTATGAGGTGAAAGTTGTTCCTATTTTGGTTGGCGCTCTTAGTGCTGAAAATGAAGCCATGTATGGACAATTGCTGGCAAAATATGTCGATGATCCAAAAAACTTCTTTTCCGTATCTTCAGATTTTTGTCACTGGGGTTCACG GTTCCGTTACACATATTATGACAAAACACACGGAGCAATTTACAAATCAATCGAGGCGCTGGATAAAATGGGTATGGACATAATCGAAACGGGTGATCCAGATGCATTTAAACAGTATTTGTTGGAGACTGACAACACCATTTGCGGACGCCAACCAATTAGTGTTTTCCTCCAT ATGTCAAAGAACTGCTCGGCAAAGATAAAGATTAGATTCGTTCGTTATGAGCAATCGAGTCAGTGCAAAAACATGAGAGACAGTAGTGTGAGCTATGCATGA
- the LOC116010449 gene encoding topless-related protein 1-like, which produces MSLCIIPNSTKGISCIAFSNALNVLISSGIDAQIVVWDCNKWEKQRSAVLQISPDWSPTELSETIIQFHQDQKRFLAVHETQLSIYEACTLHCVKQWTMRNFCTRICHATFSCNNQFVYAVMRDGIVLILDASHLCPRFEIDPSTYIPSDIRWNGVPLVIAAHPGKPNQFALGLSDGGVLVVEPQKSEDEWVDDNTEITAKL; this is translated from the exons ATGTCTCTATG TATCATACCCAATAGTACGAAAGGAATTAGTTGCATCGCGTTCTCTAATGCACTGAATGTGCTCATCTCGTCTGGCATTGATGCTCAG ATCGTTGTCTGGGATTgcaataagtgggagaaacagAGAAGTGCAGTGCTGCAGATTTCTCCAGATTGGTCACCAACAGAATTATCAGAGACCATCATCCAATTCCATCAGGATCAGAAACGCTTCCTGGCTGTACACGAGACGCAACTTTCAATTTATGAAGCTTGTACACTGCACTGTGTGAAGCAG TGGACGATGAGGAACTTCTGCACCCGGATATGCCACGCAACATTCTCTTGCAACAATCAGTTTGTGTATGCTGTGATGAGAGATGGAATTGTATTGATACTCGATGCTTCTCACCTCTGTCCCAGATTTGAGATTGATCCATCCACTTACATCCCATCTGATATCAG ATGGAATGGGGTCCCCTTGGTGATTGCTGCACATCCTGGAAAGCCGAACCAGTTCGCTCTGGGTTTGAGTGATGGCGGAGTGCTGGTGGTTGAGCCTCAAAAGTCTGAAGATGAATGGGTTGATGACAACACCGAAATAACAGCAAAGTTGTAG